A stretch of the Leptospiraceae bacterium genome encodes the following:
- the ispG gene encoding (E)-4-hydroxy-3-methylbut-2-enyl-diphosphate synthase gives MNLRYNIFPFSYKRVLTREVKVGDVGIGGHNPIRIQSMTTSDTQDTMSSVKQILDLTNAGCEIVRLTVPSMADAENLINIRNELKKVNCKTPLVADIHFTPTVALKVVEYVEKVRINPGNFADKKKFAVREYTDAEYKEELSRIAETFIPLVKRCKELGVAMRIGTNHGSLSDRIMNRYGDTPAGMCESALEFIRIAESEGYKDIIVSMKSSNPIIMVEAYRLLVSKFLEHDIDYPLHLGVTEAGNGADGRIKSSIGIGSLLEDGIGDTIRVSLTEDAVHEIPVAKRLVEKYNTLFKKQLEREKSIPVPPAITVADNTSYSEFRNPFQYERFYSSPVPIGDLRIGEKFPIRVETALDIDTTTSDSLEKLVEDQSRINENVKHEIFSFLLQNEKELNKLLILKKACKVKIPFSANLGEFDSRILEHSHSLLQFDKIVFNPFHYNFRSQNFILFLKSFQDRQKTCEFKIFAEDLSVVPDLVKVLQENRLTNIIFSLETKEILLDYRKLGFLLQNSEFPILLFGKFDSLEDALYGASVGIGGVFVDGIGDAFRLVAENTNPNEVLNLCFDILQATRLRTSKTEFISCPSCGRTLFDLQETTARIKKATGHLVGVKIAIMGCIVNGPGEMADADFGYVGAGPGKVHLYYGKEIIAKGIPSEQADEKLIELIKEKGMWKEP, from the coding sequence ATGAATTTACGATATAATATTTTCCCATTTAGCTATAAAAGAGTATTAACAAGAGAAGTCAAAGTGGGAGACGTGGGCATTGGGGGGCATAATCCAATTCGAATTCAATCTATGACCACGTCAGATACGCAAGACACAATGTCTTCGGTAAAACAAATTTTGGATTTAACAAATGCTGGATGCGAAATAGTTCGCCTCACTGTGCCTTCCATGGCTGATGCAGAAAATTTAATCAATATAAGAAACGAATTAAAAAAAGTAAATTGTAAAACCCCCCTTGTGGCTGATATTCATTTTACTCCCACAGTCGCGCTCAAAGTGGTAGAGTACGTTGAGAAGGTGCGAATCAATCCGGGCAACTTTGCGGATAAGAAGAAGTTTGCGGTAAGAGAATACACAGACGCAGAATACAAAGAAGAGCTTAGTAGAATTGCAGAAACATTTATCCCACTAGTCAAGCGTTGCAAAGAATTGGGAGTCGCGATGCGTATTGGGACTAATCACGGTTCTCTCTCGGATAGAATTATGAATCGATATGGCGACACGCCTGCCGGGATGTGCGAGTCCGCTTTAGAATTTATTCGAATCGCAGAATCTGAAGGTTACAAAGATATTATTGTTTCTATGAAATCATCAAACCCTATCATTATGGTAGAGGCATACAGATTATTAGTCTCTAAATTTTTAGAGCATGACATCGATTATCCCCTCCACCTGGGAGTAACCGAAGCCGGTAATGGAGCCGATGGAAGAATTAAGTCTTCTATCGGTATCGGATCTCTACTCGAAGATGGAATTGGAGATACTATCCGAGTTTCTCTTACGGAAGATGCAGTGCACGAAATTCCAGTAGCAAAGCGTCTTGTAGAAAAATACAACACTCTATTTAAAAAACAATTAGAACGAGAAAAATCAATTCCCGTGCCGCCAGCAATCACAGTAGCGGATAATACATCTTATTCAGAATTTCGAAATCCATTTCAATACGAACGCTTTTACAGCTCTCCTGTCCCAATTGGAGATTTACGCATTGGCGAAAAATTTCCAATTCGAGTAGAAACAGCCCTTGATATTGACACTACCACCAGTGACAGCTTAGAAAAATTAGTTGAAGATCAATCAAGAATAAATGAAAACGTAAAACACGAAATTTTTTCTTTCCTTTTGCAAAATGAGAAAGAACTCAATAAGCTTTTAATACTTAAAAAAGCTTGCAAAGTAAAAATTCCTTTTTCTGCAAATCTAGGTGAATTCGATAGTCGCATTCTAGAGCACTCTCATTCCCTTTTGCAGTTTGACAAAATTGTATTCAATCCATTTCATTACAATTTTCGTTCTCAAAATTTTATTTTATTTCTAAAGAGTTTTCAAGACAGACAAAAGACCTGTGAGTTTAAAATTTTCGCCGAAGACTTAAGCGTCGTTCCCGATCTTGTAAAAGTCTTGCAGGAGAACCGGCTAACAAACATTATCTTCTCTTTAGAAACGAAAGAAATCTTGCTAGATTATAGAAAGCTTGGTTTTCTTTTACAAAACTCTGAATTTCCAATTTTACTTTTCGGTAAATTCGATAGTCTAGAAGATGCTCTCTACGGTGCGTCAGTCGGCATAGGTGGCGTTTTTGTAGATGGAATTGGAGACGCCTTTCGCCTTGTGGCAGAGAATACAAATCCAAACGAAGTATTGAACCTATGCTTTGATATTTTACAAGCAACTAGACTTCGCACTTCTAAAACAGAATTCATATCCTGTCCTTCTTGCGGTAGAACCCTGTTTGACTTACAGGAGACCACGGCTCGAATCAAAAAAGCAACCGGTCACCTTGTAGGTGTTAAGATTGCCATCATGGGTTGCATTGTAAATGGACCAGGTGAAATGGCAGATGCAGATTTTGGTTATGTAGGAGCAGGTCCGGGTAAGGTTCATCTTTATTACGGCAAAGAGATAATAGCCAAAGGAATTCCAAGTGAACAAGCAGATGAAAAACTAATTGAATTAATAAAAGAAAAAGGTATGTGGAAAGAGCCATGA
- a CDS encoding SpoIIE family protein phosphatase — translation MKKKWHNSIFLRDSVPPWQRSFFNSCQEFKFGNSISIRMKASIILIGLTKVLVNQIKKELSKCTAKNSFDLLSFGDAREALNQKEMDANIIVWQEAEDENSMESFNQFKKKFPESITILISKGKIETIIREINETGLFRIAADPVKIPEIVKYIEEAIHKQQSLQNQKKKNTINDKEAIQKELLIAQEIQKNLLPIDSPKWKNLDVICFSESAKNVGGDFYTYYGMQNDRTLISKHLVTVGDVSGKGISAALLMATCISHIDNTMKLNLKLPERMAYLDKLLVPFTKPQKQNCALCMVELVGVNTNHAFVKVVNAACIPPYIKRKNGNVEWISAKGFALGQGIGSQFGYKEATVGIEKGDMIILVSDGIIEANNSKNELFGFESFKQVLDSGSVNSSKEMLNHILKNISEFTRDYEQHDDMTIVVIRYH, via the coding sequence ATGAAAAAAAAATGGCACAATTCCATATTCCTCCGTGACTCTGTGCCTCCGTGGCAAAGAAGCTTTTTTAATTCTTGTCAGGAATTTAAGTTTGGAAATTCTATTAGCATTCGTATGAAAGCAAGTATAATTCTAATCGGTCTTACTAAAGTTCTAGTAAATCAAATCAAGAAAGAACTAAGTAAATGCACTGCAAAAAATTCATTTGATCTACTTTCCTTTGGAGATGCGCGAGAGGCTTTGAATCAGAAAGAAATGGATGCGAATATAATTGTTTGGCAAGAAGCAGAAGATGAAAATTCAATGGAAAGTTTCAATCAATTCAAGAAAAAATTCCCTGAGTCTATAACGATTTTGATTTCAAAGGGGAAAATCGAAACTATTATTCGAGAGATAAATGAGACCGGCTTATTTAGAATTGCCGCAGATCCTGTAAAAATTCCTGAAATCGTTAAATATATAGAAGAGGCAATTCACAAACAGCAAAGCTTACAAAATCAAAAAAAGAAAAATACAATTAATGATAAGGAAGCAATTCAAAAAGAATTATTGATAGCGCAAGAAATTCAAAAGAATTTATTGCCGATAGATTCACCTAAATGGAAGAACTTAGATGTTATATGCTTTAGTGAATCAGCCAAAAATGTCGGTGGAGATTTTTACACATACTACGGAATGCAAAATGATAGAACTCTTATCAGTAAACACCTAGTAACCGTCGGTGACGTTTCGGGCAAAGGGATCTCAGCCGCTCTTCTTATGGCGACTTGCATTTCGCATATTGATAATACGATGAAGCTAAATTTAAAACTTCCAGAAAGAATGGCTTATCTTGATAAACTGCTAGTTCCCTTTACAAAACCACAAAAACAAAACTGTGCTCTTTGCATGGTTGAACTAGTAGGGGTTAACACAAATCATGCGTTCGTTAAGGTTGTAAATGCCGCTTGTATTCCTCCCTATATTAAAAGAAAAAATGGAAACGTAGAATGGATTTCAGCAAAAGGATTCGCACTCGGGCAGGGAATTGGCTCGCAGTTTGGTTACAAAGAAGCGACAGTCGGAATCGAGAAGGGGGATATGATTATTCTAGTGAGCGATGGAATCATTGAAGCAAATAATTCTAAAAATGAACTGTTTGGATTTGAGTCGTTTAAACAAGTCTTAGATTCAGGCTCAGTCAATTCATCGAAGGAAATGCTAAATCATATTCTAAAAAATATTTCTGAGTTTACTCGAGATTATGAACAACACGATGACATGACAATCGTTGTAATACGTTATCACTGA
- a CDS encoding DUF2330 domain-containing protein: MKSTTKYILISAILLLAVMPIRKVLAFCGFYVAKADASLYNQASRVVVVHNDDKTVISMMNDYQGELKDFALVVPVPTILEKDQIHVGDSKIIDHLDAYSAPRLVEYFDPDPCHVYEEEKSMMDVFRKKEMTVPTSSATGGKKDLGVTVEASYTIGEYDIQILSAKYSDGLETWLNQNGYKIPKGAKEALKPYINQKLKFFVAKVNLKSMAQGLTFLRPLQFAYESPKFMLPIRLGMLNAKGEQDLLIYMLSKNGRVETTNYRTVKLPSDLEVPEFVKSDFANFYKSMFVEQARKENHRVVFTEYFWNMSWCDPCAAEPLSNNELQQLGVFWIGDNQNQPKQNWNGAPPQVMVTRLHIRYNNETFPEDLVFQETKDQQNFQGRYIIQHPWKGNPNQCSKAKEYFIQLRGREEKRAENYRMLTGLELGEIKSRMNLKDEPKEEKLWWKKIWK; encoded by the coding sequence ATGAAATCTACTACTAAATATATTTTAATAAGCGCAATACTCTTATTAGCCGTTATGCCTATTCGCAAAGTTCTTGCCTTTTGTGGATTCTATGTGGCAAAAGCCGATGCAAGTCTTTATAATCAAGCGTCCCGCGTTGTTGTTGTGCATAATGACGATAAGACGGTGATTAGTATGATGAATGACTATCAGGGAGAGTTAAAAGACTTTGCGCTTGTAGTTCCTGTTCCCACGATTCTAGAAAAAGATCAGATTCATGTGGGAGACAGTAAAATCATTGATCACTTAGATGCATACAGCGCTCCTCGACTTGTAGAATACTTTGATCCCGATCCCTGTCATGTGTATGAAGAAGAAAAAAGTATGATGGATGTATTTCGAAAAAAAGAGATGACTGTTCCAACCTCTTCTGCGACGGGAGGTAAAAAAGATTTGGGAGTAACTGTAGAAGCTTCTTACACAATTGGAGAATACGATATACAGATATTATCCGCAAAGTATTCAGACGGACTTGAAACCTGGCTTAACCAAAACGGATACAAAATTCCAAAAGGAGCAAAGGAAGCACTTAAGCCCTATATCAATCAAAAACTAAAATTCTTCGTAGCAAAAGTAAATCTAAAGAGCATGGCTCAGGGGCTAACGTTTCTTCGCCCCTTACAGTTTGCTTACGAGTCTCCCAAGTTCATGCTTCCAATTCGTCTGGGAATGCTAAACGCAAAAGGAGAGCAAGATTTATTAATCTATATGCTTTCTAAAAACGGTCGTGTAGAAACAACGAATTACCGCACAGTCAAACTTCCAAGTGACTTAGAAGTTCCTGAATTTGTAAAATCAGATTTTGCAAATTTTTATAAATCTATGTTCGTAGAGCAAGCTAGAAAAGAAAATCATCGTGTAGTGTTTACTGAATACTTTTGGAATATGTCCTGGTGTGATCCATGCGCGGCAGAGCCACTTTCTAATAACGAATTACAGCAATTAGGCGTATTTTGGATTGGGGATAATCAAAATCAGCCGAAACAAAATTGGAACGGTGCTCCACCACAGGTTATGGTAACCCGTCTTCATATCCGCTATAACAATGAAACATTTCCAGAAGATTTAGTATTCCAAGAAACCAAGGATCAACAAAATTTCCAGGGTCGCTATATCATCCAACATCCATGGAAAGGAAATCCAAACCAGTGCTCCAAGGCAAAGGAATATTTTATCCAGCTTCGAGGCAGAGAAGAAAAGCGCGCTGAGAATTACAGAATGTTAACCGGTCTCGAACTCGGTGAGATCAAATCCAGAATGAACTTGAAAGACGAGCCTAAGGAAGAAAAATTATGGTGGAAGAAGATTTGGAAGTAA
- a CDS encoding IS110 family transposase yields the protein MPGIGKLSAIELIAITSNFENFTNYKQLSAYVGLCPRISESGTSVKGKVHYLKWV from the coding sequence ATTCCCGGCATAGGAAAGTTATCCGCTATTGAATTAATAGCAATCACTTCGAATTTCGAAAACTTTACGAATTACAAGCAGTTATCCGCATACGTTGGATTATGCCCTCGTATTTCTGAATCGGGAACAAGTGTAAAGGGAAAAGTTCATTATCTAAAATGGGTATGA
- a CDS encoding DUF3108 domain-containing protein produces the protein MKLFKILLFFSLSLHAQAFTVGEVLKYEINLWKMTVGYSTMSVSGKTVVNGEECLVFETNAVGTPWINRFFKVDDRIKSIWNVQRKLPVYSEKKLHEGFYKRNHSVLFDLNKKTAHWEQNQYSGNTDKAGVKRDGAKWVEKEGDFANLPNEFQDILSAIYFQREYKSEVEIGKSFSIALFDDLKLTEMKIQILREEKLEVTINGVEKEINTVVVQPFIKTTGIFRSKGNIYIWISNDEKRMPIKITADLPLAGHVTVILKEVLPPSY, from the coding sequence ATGAAACTATTTAAAATTCTACTCTTCTTCTCCCTCTCCCTACATGCACAAGCATTCACCGTCGGTGAAGTTTTAAAATACGAAATCAATCTCTGGAAGATGACCGTTGGATATTCTACGATGTCGGTGAGCGGCAAAACGGTAGTAAACGGAGAAGAGTGTTTGGTGTTTGAAACGAACGCTGTGGGGACACCCTGGATTAACCGCTTCTTTAAAGTGGATGATCGGATTAAAAGCATTTGGAATGTGCAAAGGAAACTTCCTGTTTACAGCGAAAAGAAATTACACGAAGGATTTTATAAGCGAAATCATTCTGTGTTGTTTGACTTAAATAAGAAAACAGCCCACTGGGAACAAAATCAATATTCGGGTAATACAGATAAGGCGGGCGTTAAGCGTGATGGGGCAAAGTGGGTGGAGAAAGAAGGGGACTTCGCAAATTTGCCGAATGAATTTCAAGATATTCTTTCAGCGATTTATTTTCAAAGAGAATACAAATCAGAAGTAGAAATTGGAAAATCATTTTCAATAGCTCTCTTTGATGATTTAAAACTTACAGAAATGAAGATCCAAATTCTAAGAGAAGAAAAACTAGAAGTAACTATTAACGGAGTTGAAAAAGAAATTAATACTGTGGTTGTTCAGCCATTTATTAAAACGACAGGAATTTTTCGATCGAAAGGAAATATTTACATTTGGATTTCCAATGATGAAAAAAGAATGCCTATTAAGATTACTGCCGATTTGCCGCTAGCTGGTCATGTGACTGTGATATTGAAAGAAGTTTTGCCACCGAGTTACTGA